In Oncorhynchus masou masou isolate Uvic2021 chromosome 10, UVic_Omas_1.1, whole genome shotgun sequence, a single genomic region encodes these proteins:
- the LOC135547229 gene encoding transcription factor Sp3-like isoform X3, whose amino-acid sequence MTAPEQPVKQEEMAALDSCQREFLQQDGGTGDQTTNLTSIQLTGNPDRWEVLTPTTTVNEEPGAVHIQTQRIMTSNGQYVLPLQNLQSQPIFVTSGSDASANAVPNIQYIQTADGQQLSFSTSCVEGATLSQDATGQIQILPDGTQTISVTGAGDILTNNQNLISQTGHVPQIQGVSIGSSTFNNQGQVVTNVPMGLPGNITFVPINSVDLDSLGLSGAQTIATGVTSDGQLIMTSQPVDGSESLEKTADQLSQTLSVNDSNANSEMYLPTSSAQLPESIDEPGVLTQATEQTDPSGLQECYVHQNHVQNIQVSSGQSIIQLQQVPVQTSDGQVVQAGGGQNVQLFNPGTFIIQAQTVTPSGQIQWQTFQVQGVQNLQNIQLPTNPAQQITLAPLQALSLGQGGVQQIPNLQTVTVNSLAQTGINFQQAEDTDSPGDIQIKEEPDSENWQLGSDSTLNTSDLSHLRVRLVDEEDQLDEGGKRLRRVACTCPNCKEAGGRGSNMGKKKQHICHIPGCGKVYGKTSHLRAHLRWHSGERPFVCSWMYCGKRFTRSDELQRHRRTHTGEKKFVCPECSKRFMRSDHLAKHIKTHLNKKGVMNSVSSAVVASMESAGSSDSIITSGSTTLILTNIQQGSSNAQDILANAEIPLQLVTVAAGEVLAMAESQ is encoded by the exons ATGACTG CCCCAGAGCAGCCAGTGAAACAAGAGGAAATGGCTGCCTTGGACAGCTGTCAACGCGAGTTTCTGCAGCAAGACGGTGGCACAGGAGATCAG ACTACAAACCTAACATCCATCCAGTTAACAGGGAACCCAGATAGATGGGAGGTTTTGACCCCCACAACAACAGTGAACGAGGAACCTGGTGCGGTCCATATCCAGACTCAGCGGATTATGACATCAAACGGACAGTATGTTCTTCCTCTCCAGAACCTTCAGAGCCAACCGATCTTTGTGACATCAGGAAGCGACGCCTCCGCCAACGCAGTGCCTAACATTCAGTACATTCAGACAGCTGATGGACAGCAACTAAGCTTCTCCACCTCCTGTGTGGAGGGGGCCACTCTGAGCCAAGATGCCACAGGGCAGATCCAGATCTTGCCTGACGGAACTCAAACTATAAGTGTGACAGGGGCTGGAGACATCCTTACTAACAACCAAAACCTCATATCACAGACTGGTCATGTCCCGCAGATCCAGGGTGTTTCTATCGGCAGCTCCACCTTTAACAACCAGGGACAGGTTGTCACAAATGTGCCTATGGGGTTGCCAGGGAACATTACCTTTGTCCCCATTAACAGTGTGGACTTGGACTCTTTGGGCCTCTCTGGTGCTCAGACTATAGCAACAGGGGTCACTTCTGATGGCCAGCTAATCATGACCAGTCAGCCTGTAGACGGTTCTGAGAGTTTGGAGAAGACAGCTGACCAGCTCTCGCAAACTCTATCTGTAAATGACTCGAATGCTAACTCGGAAATGTATCTACCAACATCCTCGGCCCAGCTGCCTGAAAGCATAGATGAGCCGGGTGTTCTGACCCAAGCCACAGAGCAGACAGATCCCTCTGGTCTCCAGGAGTGCTACGTTCATCAGAACCATGTTCAGAACATCCAGGTCTCCTCAGGCCAGTCCATCATCCAGCTGCAGCAAGTGCCGGTCCAGACCAGTGATGGTCAGGTGGTGCAGGCAGGAGGGGGGCAGAACGTGCAGCTCTTCAACCCAGGGACCTTCATCATCCAGGCCCAGACTGTCACTCCCTCAGGCCAGATCCAGTGGCAGACCTTTCAGGTGCAGGGGGTCCAAAACCTGCAGAACATCCAGCTGCCCACCAACCCAGCCCAGCAGATCACCCTGGCCCCATTGCAGGCCCTGTCTCTGGGCCAGGGAGGAGTGCAACAGATCCCCAACCTGCAGACTGTGACTGTTAACTCTTTGGCCCAGACAGGCATTAATTTCCAACAGGCAGAGGACACCGACAGCCCTGGAG ATATTCAGATAAAGGAGGAGCCGGACTCAGAGAACTGGCAGCTGGGCAGTGACTCCACTCTGAACACCAGTGACCTGTCCCACCTGCGGGTCAGGCTAGTGGACGAGGAGGACCAGCTCGACGAGGGGGGCAAGAGGCTACGAAGGGTGGCCTGCACCTGCCCCAACTGCAAAGAGGCTGGAGGGAG AGGATCCAACATGGGCAAGAAGAAGCAGCACATCTGTCACATTCCGGGCTGTGGGAAGGTGTACGGGAAGACATCCCACCTGCGAGCGCACCTGCGCTGGCACTCAGGGGAGCGGCCCTTCGTCTGCAGCTGGATGTACTGTGGAAAGAGGTTCACGCGTAGCGACGAACTGCAGAGACACcggagaacacacacag GGGAGAAGAAGTTTGTTTGCCCGGAGTGTTCCAAGCGCTTTATGCGGAGCGACCACCTGGCCAAGCACATTAAAACGCACTTGAACAAGAAAGGAGTCATGAACTCTGTGAGCAGCGCGGTGGTGGCCTCCATGGAGTCTGCAGGTTCATCAGACAGCATCATCACGTCTGGCAGCACCACCCTCATCCTCACCAACATCCAGCAGGGCTCCAGTAACGCCCAGGACATTCTGGCCAACGCTGAGATCCCCCTGCAGCTAGTCACCGTAGCAGCCGGAGAAGTCTTAGCGATGGCCGAGTCACAGTGA
- the LOC135547229 gene encoding transcription factor Sp3-like isoform X1, protein MTAPEQPVKQEEMAALDSCQREFLQQDGGTGDQDTQPSPLALLAATCSKIGSPSSERDNGAAAVVTTNLTSIQLTGNPDRWEVLTPTTTVNEEPGAVHIQTQRIMTSNGQYVLPLQNLQSQPIFVTSGSDASANAVPNIQYIQTADGQQLSFSTSCVEGATLSQDATGQIQILPDGTQTISVTGAGDILTNNQNLISQTGHVPQIQGVSIGSSTFNNQGQVVTNVPMGLPGNITFVPINSVDLDSLGLSGAQTIATGVTSDGQLIMTSQPVDGSESLEKTADQLSQTLSVNDSNANSEMYLPTSSAQLPESIDEPGVLTQATEQTDPSGLQECYVHQNHVQNIQVSSGQSIIQLQQVPVQTSDGQVVQAGGGQNVQLFNPGTFIIQAQTVTPSGQIQWQTFQVQGVQNLQNIQLPTNPAQQITLAPLQALSLGQGGVQQIPNLQTVTVNSLAQTGINFQQAEDTDSPGDIQIKEEPDSENWQLGSDSTLNTSDLSHLRVRLVDEEDQLDEGGKRLRRVACTCPNCKEAGGRGSNMGKKKQHICHIPGCGKVYGKTSHLRAHLRWHSGERPFVCSWMYCGKRFTRSDELQRHRRTHTGEKKFVCPECSKRFMRSDHLAKHIKTHLNKKGVMNSVSSAVVASMESAGSSDSIITSGSTTLILTNIQQGSSNAQDILANAEIPLQLVTVAAGEVLAMAESQ, encoded by the exons ATGACTG CCCCAGAGCAGCCAGTGAAACAAGAGGAAATGGCTGCCTTGGACAGCTGTCAACGCGAGTTTCTGCAGCAAGACGGTGGCACAGGAGATCAG GACACTCAGCCATCACCGCTCGCTCTGCTGGCAGCTACCTGCAGCAAGATCGGGTCGCCATCGTCAGAGAGGGATAACGGTGCTGCCGCTGTAGTG ACTACAAACCTAACATCCATCCAGTTAACAGGGAACCCAGATAGATGGGAGGTTTTGACCCCCACAACAACAGTGAACGAGGAACCTGGTGCGGTCCATATCCAGACTCAGCGGATTATGACATCAAACGGACAGTATGTTCTTCCTCTCCAGAACCTTCAGAGCCAACCGATCTTTGTGACATCAGGAAGCGACGCCTCCGCCAACGCAGTGCCTAACATTCAGTACATTCAGACAGCTGATGGACAGCAACTAAGCTTCTCCACCTCCTGTGTGGAGGGGGCCACTCTGAGCCAAGATGCCACAGGGCAGATCCAGATCTTGCCTGACGGAACTCAAACTATAAGTGTGACAGGGGCTGGAGACATCCTTACTAACAACCAAAACCTCATATCACAGACTGGTCATGTCCCGCAGATCCAGGGTGTTTCTATCGGCAGCTCCACCTTTAACAACCAGGGACAGGTTGTCACAAATGTGCCTATGGGGTTGCCAGGGAACATTACCTTTGTCCCCATTAACAGTGTGGACTTGGACTCTTTGGGCCTCTCTGGTGCTCAGACTATAGCAACAGGGGTCACTTCTGATGGCCAGCTAATCATGACCAGTCAGCCTGTAGACGGTTCTGAGAGTTTGGAGAAGACAGCTGACCAGCTCTCGCAAACTCTATCTGTAAATGACTCGAATGCTAACTCGGAAATGTATCTACCAACATCCTCGGCCCAGCTGCCTGAAAGCATAGATGAGCCGGGTGTTCTGACCCAAGCCACAGAGCAGACAGATCCCTCTGGTCTCCAGGAGTGCTACGTTCATCAGAACCATGTTCAGAACATCCAGGTCTCCTCAGGCCAGTCCATCATCCAGCTGCAGCAAGTGCCGGTCCAGACCAGTGATGGTCAGGTGGTGCAGGCAGGAGGGGGGCAGAACGTGCAGCTCTTCAACCCAGGGACCTTCATCATCCAGGCCCAGACTGTCACTCCCTCAGGCCAGATCCAGTGGCAGACCTTTCAGGTGCAGGGGGTCCAAAACCTGCAGAACATCCAGCTGCCCACCAACCCAGCCCAGCAGATCACCCTGGCCCCATTGCAGGCCCTGTCTCTGGGCCAGGGAGGAGTGCAACAGATCCCCAACCTGCAGACTGTGACTGTTAACTCTTTGGCCCAGACAGGCATTAATTTCCAACAGGCAGAGGACACCGACAGCCCTGGAG ATATTCAGATAAAGGAGGAGCCGGACTCAGAGAACTGGCAGCTGGGCAGTGACTCCACTCTGAACACCAGTGACCTGTCCCACCTGCGGGTCAGGCTAGTGGACGAGGAGGACCAGCTCGACGAGGGGGGCAAGAGGCTACGAAGGGTGGCCTGCACCTGCCCCAACTGCAAAGAGGCTGGAGGGAG AGGATCCAACATGGGCAAGAAGAAGCAGCACATCTGTCACATTCCGGGCTGTGGGAAGGTGTACGGGAAGACATCCCACCTGCGAGCGCACCTGCGCTGGCACTCAGGGGAGCGGCCCTTCGTCTGCAGCTGGATGTACTGTGGAAAGAGGTTCACGCGTAGCGACGAACTGCAGAGACACcggagaacacacacag GGGAGAAGAAGTTTGTTTGCCCGGAGTGTTCCAAGCGCTTTATGCGGAGCGACCACCTGGCCAAGCACATTAAAACGCACTTGAACAAGAAAGGAGTCATGAACTCTGTGAGCAGCGCGGTGGTGGCCTCCATGGAGTCTGCAGGTTCATCAGACAGCATCATCACGTCTGGCAGCACCACCCTCATCCTCACCAACATCCAGCAGGGCTCCAGTAACGCCCAGGACATTCTGGCCAACGCTGAGATCCCCCTGCAGCTAGTCACCGTAGCAGCCGGAGAAGTCTTAGCGATGGCCGAGTCACAGTGA
- the LOC135547229 gene encoding transcription factor Sp3-like isoform X2: protein MTAPEQPVKQEEMAALDSCQREFLQQDGGTGDQPSPLALLAATCSKIGSPSSERDNGAAAVVTTNLTSIQLTGNPDRWEVLTPTTTVNEEPGAVHIQTQRIMTSNGQYVLPLQNLQSQPIFVTSGSDASANAVPNIQYIQTADGQQLSFSTSCVEGATLSQDATGQIQILPDGTQTISVTGAGDILTNNQNLISQTGHVPQIQGVSIGSSTFNNQGQVVTNVPMGLPGNITFVPINSVDLDSLGLSGAQTIATGVTSDGQLIMTSQPVDGSESLEKTADQLSQTLSVNDSNANSEMYLPTSSAQLPESIDEPGVLTQATEQTDPSGLQECYVHQNHVQNIQVSSGQSIIQLQQVPVQTSDGQVVQAGGGQNVQLFNPGTFIIQAQTVTPSGQIQWQTFQVQGVQNLQNIQLPTNPAQQITLAPLQALSLGQGGVQQIPNLQTVTVNSLAQTGINFQQAEDTDSPGDIQIKEEPDSENWQLGSDSTLNTSDLSHLRVRLVDEEDQLDEGGKRLRRVACTCPNCKEAGGRGSNMGKKKQHICHIPGCGKVYGKTSHLRAHLRWHSGERPFVCSWMYCGKRFTRSDELQRHRRTHTGEKKFVCPECSKRFMRSDHLAKHIKTHLNKKGVMNSVSSAVVASMESAGSSDSIITSGSTTLILTNIQQGSSNAQDILANAEIPLQLVTVAAGEVLAMAESQ, encoded by the exons ATGACTG CCCCAGAGCAGCCAGTGAAACAAGAGGAAATGGCTGCCTTGGACAGCTGTCAACGCGAGTTTCTGCAGCAAGACGGTGGCACAGGAGATCAG CCATCACCGCTCGCTCTGCTGGCAGCTACCTGCAGCAAGATCGGGTCGCCATCGTCAGAGAGGGATAACGGTGCTGCCGCTGTAGTG ACTACAAACCTAACATCCATCCAGTTAACAGGGAACCCAGATAGATGGGAGGTTTTGACCCCCACAACAACAGTGAACGAGGAACCTGGTGCGGTCCATATCCAGACTCAGCGGATTATGACATCAAACGGACAGTATGTTCTTCCTCTCCAGAACCTTCAGAGCCAACCGATCTTTGTGACATCAGGAAGCGACGCCTCCGCCAACGCAGTGCCTAACATTCAGTACATTCAGACAGCTGATGGACAGCAACTAAGCTTCTCCACCTCCTGTGTGGAGGGGGCCACTCTGAGCCAAGATGCCACAGGGCAGATCCAGATCTTGCCTGACGGAACTCAAACTATAAGTGTGACAGGGGCTGGAGACATCCTTACTAACAACCAAAACCTCATATCACAGACTGGTCATGTCCCGCAGATCCAGGGTGTTTCTATCGGCAGCTCCACCTTTAACAACCAGGGACAGGTTGTCACAAATGTGCCTATGGGGTTGCCAGGGAACATTACCTTTGTCCCCATTAACAGTGTGGACTTGGACTCTTTGGGCCTCTCTGGTGCTCAGACTATAGCAACAGGGGTCACTTCTGATGGCCAGCTAATCATGACCAGTCAGCCTGTAGACGGTTCTGAGAGTTTGGAGAAGACAGCTGACCAGCTCTCGCAAACTCTATCTGTAAATGACTCGAATGCTAACTCGGAAATGTATCTACCAACATCCTCGGCCCAGCTGCCTGAAAGCATAGATGAGCCGGGTGTTCTGACCCAAGCCACAGAGCAGACAGATCCCTCTGGTCTCCAGGAGTGCTACGTTCATCAGAACCATGTTCAGAACATCCAGGTCTCCTCAGGCCAGTCCATCATCCAGCTGCAGCAAGTGCCGGTCCAGACCAGTGATGGTCAGGTGGTGCAGGCAGGAGGGGGGCAGAACGTGCAGCTCTTCAACCCAGGGACCTTCATCATCCAGGCCCAGACTGTCACTCCCTCAGGCCAGATCCAGTGGCAGACCTTTCAGGTGCAGGGGGTCCAAAACCTGCAGAACATCCAGCTGCCCACCAACCCAGCCCAGCAGATCACCCTGGCCCCATTGCAGGCCCTGTCTCTGGGCCAGGGAGGAGTGCAACAGATCCCCAACCTGCAGACTGTGACTGTTAACTCTTTGGCCCAGACAGGCATTAATTTCCAACAGGCAGAGGACACCGACAGCCCTGGAG ATATTCAGATAAAGGAGGAGCCGGACTCAGAGAACTGGCAGCTGGGCAGTGACTCCACTCTGAACACCAGTGACCTGTCCCACCTGCGGGTCAGGCTAGTGGACGAGGAGGACCAGCTCGACGAGGGGGGCAAGAGGCTACGAAGGGTGGCCTGCACCTGCCCCAACTGCAAAGAGGCTGGAGGGAG AGGATCCAACATGGGCAAGAAGAAGCAGCACATCTGTCACATTCCGGGCTGTGGGAAGGTGTACGGGAAGACATCCCACCTGCGAGCGCACCTGCGCTGGCACTCAGGGGAGCGGCCCTTCGTCTGCAGCTGGATGTACTGTGGAAAGAGGTTCACGCGTAGCGACGAACTGCAGAGACACcggagaacacacacag GGGAGAAGAAGTTTGTTTGCCCGGAGTGTTCCAAGCGCTTTATGCGGAGCGACCACCTGGCCAAGCACATTAAAACGCACTTGAACAAGAAAGGAGTCATGAACTCTGTGAGCAGCGCGGTGGTGGCCTCCATGGAGTCTGCAGGTTCATCAGACAGCATCATCACGTCTGGCAGCACCACCCTCATCCTCACCAACATCCAGCAGGGCTCCAGTAACGCCCAGGACATTCTGGCCAACGCTGAGATCCCCCTGCAGCTAGTCACCGTAGCAGCCGGAGAAGTCTTAGCGATGGCCGAGTCACAGTGA